The DNA sequence GCAATCAATCGCAGGGGCGCGCCATGGGCCGGCGTGAGTGGCTTGCCGTTCATGTGGTCTGCCAGGAGCACGTCGGCCCGCATCAATTCTTCCAGAGGAACGCACGCCCGGTAACCGTCGTGGCCGCTGACCATCACGTGCGTCACGTCCGGCCGTGCGAGTTCTGCCAAAAAAGCGGCCCACACGTCCGAAAACTGCCAGCCCTCCCAATGCACGCCGGGCGCAGTCCAGGTGGTGACGCAGTGGAAGTCACGAATGATGGCTGTCCGCGGGACATGGGCCAGGAGCGAGGGGCTCAGGACCGCTGGGCAAACCACGTGGCCGAAGATTCCAAGGGTTGCGTCTGGAGCCCCCTGAACCTGACGGCCCAGATAGCGCGGCAGGCCGAAGCGGGGCATGGGTCCAGACAGCAACACCTGGCCAGGAGCGGAAAATTCAGCGGTCATAGTATCTCCAGCGGATCACGAGGCGCGGGCGAGGCAGGAATGCATAGATCAGTCGGGGTTGACTGTACTCCCCGGGGGCTACCGCGAGGAAGGGACTTTCGGCGCTCCCTGAACAGGCCGTGCGGGCTTGTATCTTGACGACGTTCTCAACCTTCCCCTGAGGGTGTTGGAATCTCCTGAGGCCATTGGGGGTCGAGGTTGGAAGCCTGGCGAACGTGCGGCGAAGCAGCGCGCGCCATGAAGGGCAGGTTGGCGGTGCCGACGCGCGATGACGCCTTATGGGGACTCCGGGGCATCATGGAGAGGAAGCGGCCAGTTCCGGGCACAGGCGATATTCCGCCGGATGCCCACGTCCTCACTGCATGCCGAGTGCAGCGAGGACGTGCTTGCACGGGCGTGTGCGCGCGTGACCGAGACGGTCGCAGCGCAAGTCGGGTGTGACCTGTTGGGGTTTTGCGCCGCCCGTCACTGTCAACCCCTCCGGCGCCGACTGTCACCCTCAGGGAGAGGGAGCGCGGCAGGCGGGGGCAGGGGATATACGGGGAAGCGTCCCCGGTGCAGGTTGAGGGAGATTTTCGGTGTCTTCGAGGACCGTGCCGTGCTGGTACTTCTCCGGATTCTTGATCGCGAGGGTAAGGCGCTTCAGGGGGTTGCGCGGTGTGGTGGCATTCCCAGCGCAGTGACGCACCATCACGGTGTAAACCGCGGCGCCCCGCCGTACGTGTTGTGGGTACATCAGCGCGATGCCGGGCACCCGTCGGCGTTCATGCCTTGACTGCGCAGAAGAGAGGCGAGGTCGGCGTCTCCGGGCTTTTCACCACGCTCCACATCAAATTCGCCTCGCTGCTCACCGAGGAGCTGCGCTCCCGGGAACCCCGCCGGGGTTGCCGGCGGCATCTGAACAGGCGGCTTGACGGTCAAGCCGCCCGCTGGAGAAATCGGCGCTGCCCAGGTCAAGCTGCCAGAATCCACCCCGCACTGTTGAAGACCAACTACCAATCGGCGGACAAGAGGGGCATCCTGAACAGGATGACGCGTCTGGACCGTTCTTCCCCTCTCGCCGCTCCCCGTTACCTGCAGGTGCAGCAGGTGCTTCAGGAAATGATTGAGGGGACCGAATTTGCGCCCGGCGACAAGGTCCCTTCGGAAAGAGAACTGGCAGAGCAACTGGGCGTGAGCCGCATGACGGTCAGGAAAGCGATGGACAATCTGGTGCGCATGGGGTTGCTGGAGCGCGACAGCACTGCGGGCACGCGAGTAAGCGCACCGAAAGTCAACCGCCTGCTCAATGACCCCACGCTTCATTCCATTACGCAGATGGTCAACGCCGAGGGGGGGCGTGCCGGGGGACGCCTGCTGGAGTTTCAGATTTCTCCCGCACCCAGCAAGGTGAGCCAGAGGCTGGAGATCCCGCTGGGCAGTCCCGTCGTGGTGCTGCGCCGGCTGCGCCTGGTCAATGGGCTGGCGTTCTGCCTGGAGACGAGTTACCTCCCTGCGGACCGCGTTCCGGCCTTGGCGGCCGAGGACCTTGCCGGCAACCAGTCGCTGTACCAGGTGCTGCTCGAACGGTACGGCATCGACGCAGGAACGGGCGACAGCACCATCAGCTTGTCGCACGCCACGTCTGCGGAGGCGACCACGCTCTCCCTGGCGGCGGGCGATCCGGTTCTGCTCTACCGGTCGGTGGTCCGTGACCAGGTGGGGGTCCCCTTTGAGTACTTGAAGTCTGTCAATCACCCTCAATTCGTGGTGTTTCATATTGGCGAAGGAACGCGTCGTTGAGAGGAGCGCTTGACTTTTCTGGGCCACTCGCGCAGGCTTGGTATATACCAGGAACCAAAGGAGTAGACATGACCAGCCAGACAGAGCGCCCGAGTGTTCGGGCCGCGCCCATCGACCATCAGCGAATCGTAGGGGGTCTGCAGGGCGCTTTGCAGACCAAGGACCAGGCTGTCGCCATCGGTCAGGAGCTGGCGCCGCAGGTTGACCGGATCTACCTCGTCGGCTGCGGCGCACCCAACCGGGTGATGCTGACGCTGGAATACTGGATGGCGCACGCCCACACCAGCTTTGAGGTCAAACGCTACTTCCCAGCAGAATTCATGACCGTCACCCCCAGGCTCGACGAACGCACGCTGGTGGTTCTGGGCTCTAAATCCGGCACCACCCCGGAGACAGTTCAGGCAGCCGAATTTCTAAAGGATAAGCCCTGCCTTACCCTGGCCGTGACGGGTACTGAACAGGCCCCCCTGGCCCGCGCCTCGCAGCGCTCCCTCCTGATGGGTGAGACCGAACAGGCGCACACTGGAATGTTCATCGTGTTGCAGGCCCTGATCGGGAGCCTCTTGCAGGCCAGAGACGGGTGGCCGCTCCTGGAGCCACTCTTGCGCTCGCTCGATGCACTGCCCGGTGTTCTGGTGGAAAGCGCTGAGTTGAATGACCGGCGTGCTGAGCAGGACGCACGCACCTACGAGCACGACCGCATTCTCTATCACCTCGCGGGTGGCCCCATGTTCGCCACCGCCTACGTGTTCGGCGTGTGCATGCTGATGGAGATGCAGTGGATGCACAGCATTCCCATTGAAGCCGCCGAATGGTTTCATGGACCATTCGAGATTCTGGATGCCCAGACCCCCGTCGTGCTCCTCCTGGGAGAGGATCCCAGCCGTCCACTGGTAGAGCGGGCCCTGACGTTCTGCCAGAAGTACTCGGCCCGCCTGATGGTCTACGACACCCTCGACTACCCCATGACGGGCGTGGATCCGGCCATCCGGCCCATCGTCGGGCCCTTCGTGCTTCAAGCAGCCCTCAACCGCTTCGCTGAGCACCTTTCTGAACGCCACGGCCACCACTTGGACACCCGCCGCTACATGTGGGTCACCGAGTACTAGGATGCGCCGCCTGCTCGGACTCGGCGACAACACCGCCGACCTGTACGTCGACCAAAACGTGATGTACCCCGGTGGCAATACGGTCAACGTTGCTGTGCTCACCGCCCGTCTGGGACACCCTGCCAGCTACCTCGGCGTTTTGGGCGACGACCCTCCAGGTCACCTGATCCTGCGCGCCTTGCGTCAGGAAGGGGTGGAGACCGCCCACACCCGAATGGTGCAGGGCCAGACGTCGTGGTCGAAGGTCCGCCACCGCAACAACGACCGGATATTTGAAGGCAGCGACGCCGGCGTCTCCACGACCTGGCAACTCACAGACCAGGATTTCGCCTTTATCGCCCGGCATGAGGTCGTGCACACGAGCGCCTACAGCGGCCTTGAGCCCTTGCTTCCTCAGATTCGAGACGCTGCACCACGCCTTTCGTTCGATTTTTCCTCAGAATGGACCGCCGACTCCAGCGCGGCACTCGCCCCCATGCTGGACGTGGCGTTCTTCTCCGCGTCCCACCAGCCTGAGGAAGCCTGCGTGGCGCTCGCGCAGCGGATGATATCCCTGGGAACGGAGATCGTCGTCATGACCCGCGGTGAGCAGGGTGCGCTCGCAATCACGGACCGCGGGGTGCACCGCGGACAGATCGTACCGACCACGGTGGTCGACACCCTCGGCGCAGGTGACGCCTTTATCGCCGGCTTCCTGAACACTTGGATTTCGGGAGACGGGCTGGGTTCTACCCTGCACGCCGCCGCACAGGAGGCAGCAAAAAACTGTGCGACCCACGGTGCATTTGGTTACGGCACACCCTATACGCCGGCCGAAACCCCGCCCACCGTGTAGCACTCCAGCGTCTGGACCGAACCCCGAGGAGGACGTATGAACCGAACCCTGCTTCAACGCTGGGCCTTACTGGCCCTCACTGGCGTCGTTTCCTCGACTGCGGGAGCCAGCACGCTGGCCGCGATCAAGCAGTCGGGTGTGCTTCATCTCGCCACGGAAGGGAATTACCGGCCCTTCAACTACTTCAAGGGCAAGACGCTCACCGGCTTCGAGGTGGACCTTGGCAACGCCATAGCCAAAGAACTCGGCGTGAAGCCCGTATGGACCACCATTGTCTTTGAGAGTTTGCTGATCGGCCTACAGCAGAACAAATATGACCTGGTGATCGCTTCGCACGGCATTACTCCCGAACGCCTCAAGGCCGTGGCGTTCAGCACACCGCATTACTGCAGCGGAGGGGTGCTGGTTTCAACACCTGGAGGGCCCAAAACCACCGCAGACCTTCAGGGCAAAGTGGTGTCTCTCGGCGTGAACACCTCGTACCTGCAATACGCACAGCGGCTTCCCGGCCTCAAAGACATCAAGACCCTCCCCACCACCAACGACCAACTCACCGCCGTCTTGACCAAACGTGCGGACGCCATGGTGCTCGACCGGTTCAACGCCATCGACGTCAGCAAGACCCTTCCGGGCAAACTGCAACTCGGGGACGTCATTTTCCCCGAGCGAATAGGGATGGCCGTTCAGAAGAACAACGCTGAACTCCTGACTGCTGTGAACAATGCCCTGGCCACCCTCATGAAAAACGGCACCTATG is a window from the Deinococcus hopiensis KR-140 genome containing:
- a CDS encoding molybdopterin-dependent oxidoreductase, with the translated sequence MTAEFSAPGQVLLSGPMPRFGLPRYLGRQVQGAPDATLGIFGHVVCPAVLSPSLLAHVPRTAIIRDFHCVTTWTAPGVHWEGWQFSDVWAAFLAELARPDVTHVMVSGHDGYRACVPLEELMRADVLLADHMNGKPLTPAHGAPLRLIAPQLYGYKNIKHLRRLELLPAPVSSRVGRLLSHPRGRVDLEERSGTGVSRFWRWMYRTQVSGYLCGARALSEHSHPITRP
- a CDS encoding PfkB family carbohydrate kinase; translated protein: MRRLLGLGDNTADLYVDQNVMYPGGNTVNVAVLTARLGHPASYLGVLGDDPPGHLILRALRQEGVETAHTRMVQGQTSWSKVRHRNNDRIFEGSDAGVSTTWQLTDQDFAFIARHEVVHTSAYSGLEPLLPQIRDAAPRLSFDFSSEWTADSSAALAPMLDVAFFSASHQPEEACVALAQRMISLGTEIVVMTRGEQGALAITDRGVHRGQIVPTTVVDTLGAGDAFIAGFLNTWISGDGLGSTLHAAAQEAAKNCATHGAFGYGTPYTPAETPPTV
- a CDS encoding GntR family transcriptional regulator — protein: MTRLDRSSPLAAPRYLQVQQVLQEMIEGTEFAPGDKVPSERELAEQLGVSRMTVRKAMDNLVRMGLLERDSTAGTRVSAPKVNRLLNDPTLHSITQMVNAEGGRAGGRLLEFQISPAPSKVSQRLEIPLGSPVVVLRRLRLVNGLAFCLETSYLPADRVPALAAEDLAGNQSLYQVLLERYGIDAGTGDSTISLSHATSAEATTLSLAAGDPVLLYRSVVRDQVGVPFEYLKSVNHPQFVVFHIGEGTRR
- a CDS encoding ABC transporter substrate-binding protein yields the protein MNRTLLQRWALLALTGVVSSTAGASTLAAIKQSGVLHLATEGNYRPFNYFKGKTLTGFEVDLGNAIAKELGVKPVWTTIVFESLLIGLQQNKYDLVIASHGITPERLKAVAFSTPHYCSGGVLVSTPGGPKTTADLQGKVVSLGVNTSYLQYAQRLPGLKDIKTLPTTNDQLTAVLTKRADAMVLDRFNAIDVSKTLPGKLQLGDVIFPERIGMAVQKNNAELLTAVNNALATLMKNGTYAKLSQSYFGQDVRCK
- a CDS encoding SIS domain-containing protein; this translates as MTSQTERPSVRAAPIDHQRIVGGLQGALQTKDQAVAIGQELAPQVDRIYLVGCGAPNRVMLTLEYWMAHAHTSFEVKRYFPAEFMTVTPRLDERTLVVLGSKSGTTPETVQAAEFLKDKPCLTLAVTGTEQAPLARASQRSLLMGETEQAHTGMFIVLQALIGSLLQARDGWPLLEPLLRSLDALPGVLVESAELNDRRAEQDARTYEHDRILYHLAGGPMFATAYVFGVCMLMEMQWMHSIPIEAAEWFHGPFEILDAQTPVVLLLGEDPSRPLVERALTFCQKYSARLMVYDTLDYPMTGVDPAIRPIVGPFVLQAALNRFAEHLSERHGHHLDTRRYMWVTEY